A window of the Helianthus annuus cultivar XRQ/B chromosome 4, HanXRQr2.0-SUNRISE, whole genome shotgun sequence genome harbors these coding sequences:
- the LOC110932952 gene encoding uncharacterized acetyltransferase At3g50280, with protein sequence MNSPTVKIISDCFINPKFVSEAAKKPFYFSPWDLLMLTANYIQTGLLFRLPENQDLSITTFLDDLKESLSTTLTHFHPLAARLGAIKHENPPSLTVSLNPENSPGARFIHSAVNLTVDDILTPTDVPLVVQSFFDHHQAVNHDGHELSLLSVKVTKLVDAIFIGCSINHMLVDGTSYWHFINSWSEMFKSKGQNSHLTRISRPPILDRWIPTGSDPIVNLPFSHDVEYINRPNRPMLRERIFHFSSDSLAKLKAKANSECNTTKISSLQSLSALVWRCVTRARRVPADQETDCMMAINNRSRISPPLPEIYFGNMVQTVRATTTTRELVDHGVGWAALRLHEAVASHSDKRIKEGMDAWDARVHFDKNSVYMGSSPRFDMYGNEFGLGKALAVLSGYGNKFDGKVTSYPGREGGGSIDLEVCLLPEHMAAFESDEEFSNIFNE encoded by the exons ATGAATTCTCCAACTGTTAAAATCATCTCAGATTGCTTCATCAACCCAAAATTCGTATCAGAAGCAGCAAAGAAACCCTTTTACTTCTCACCATGGGATCTCCTCATGCTTACTGCTAACTACATTCAAACCGGTCTCCTTTTTCGCTTGCCTGAAAATCAAGATTTATCTATAACCACCTTCTTGGATGACCTCAAAGAGTCTCTTTCCACAACGCTTACTCATTTCCACCCGCTGGCCGCCCGTTTAGGCGCCATAAAACACGAAAACCCGCCTTCTTTAACCGTGTCTTTGAACCCTGAGAATAGCCCCGGAGCTAGATTTATCCATTCGGCTGTTAATCTAACCGTGGATGACATCCTTACGCCCACGGACGTGCCGTTGGTTGTTCAGTCGTTTTTTGATCATCACCAAGCTGTCAATCACGACGGTCACGAACTCTCGTTACTGTCTGTAAAAGTGACAAAACTTGTAGACGCTATCTTTATAGGATGCTCCATCAACCATATGTTAGTTGATGGAACCTCGTACTGGCATTTCATCAACTCCTGGTCAGAAATGTTCAAATCCAAAGGGCAAAACAGTCATTTAACTCGCATTTCACGTCCGCCAATCCTTGACAGATGGATTCCAACAGGATCCGACCCGATTGTCAACCTCCCGTTTAGCCATGATGTTGAATACATAAATAGACCAAACCGCCCAATGTTGAGAGAACGAATCTTTCACTTCTCGTCGGATTCGCTCGCTAAACTCAAGGCGAAAGCGAATTCGGAGTGTAATACGACAAAGATTTCCTCTTTACAGTCGCTCTCGGCCCTTGTGTGGAGGTGCGTGACACGCGCCCGGCGGGTTCCAGCAGATCAAGAAACCGATTGCATGATGGCCATTAACAATAGAAGCAGGATATCCCCACCTTTACCTGAAATTTACTTCG GTAATATGGTTCAGACGGTGAGGGCAACAACAACGACGAGGGAGTTGGTTGATCATGGTGTCGGGTGGGCGGCATTACGGTTGCACGAAGCTGTGGCAAGCCATAGTGATAAAAGAATTAAGGAAGGGATGGATGCGTGGGATGCGAGGGTGCATTTTGACAAAAATAGTGTATATATGGGGAGCTCGCCTAGGTTTGACATGTATGGAAACGAATTTGGATTGGGGAAAGCATTGGCGGTTTTGAGTGGGTATGGTAATAAGTTTGACGGAAAGGTGACGTCGTATCCCGGACGGGAGGGCGGAGGAAGCATTGATTTGGAAGTCTGCCTGTTGCCGGAACACATGGCTGCTTTCGAATCTGATGAAGAATTCTCGAATATTTTTAATGAATAA